Proteins encoded by one window of Actinomycetes bacterium:
- a CDS encoding helix-turn-helix domain-containing protein, producing the protein MTTADRPSDPPPPARPLRRDAQRNRDAILAAARQVFCDHGLEAPLEEIARRAQVGIGTLYRRFPSRVDLLDAVLADTVQAHVDAAEQALAADDPWDGFTSYLEQTCRLQAADRGLGDAMGMRFPRATATEAAKTRLFELVGELVRRAQHSGQLRADLTLEDLAFLNWANTRILQAGRAAGAPDAWRRHLGLLLDGFRADRAHPLPQPPLSPRQVHRAMLALGRRSAGDPHEHPATASSAPATAATAQRSRSASHDPPGRSRQ; encoded by the coding sequence ATGACGACCGCAGACCGCCCCAGCGACCCCCCACCACCCGCCAGGCCGCTGCGCCGCGACGCCCAACGCAACCGCGACGCCATCCTCGCCGCCGCCCGCCAGGTCTTCTGCGACCACGGCCTGGAGGCGCCGCTGGAGGAGATCGCCCGCCGCGCCCAGGTCGGCATCGGCACCCTGTACCGCCGCTTCCCCAGCCGGGTGGACCTGTTGGACGCGGTGCTGGCCGACACCGTCCAAGCCCACGTCGACGCGGCCGAGCAGGCCCTGGCCGCCGACGACCCCTGGGACGGGTTCACCTCCTACCTGGAACAGACCTGCCGGCTGCAGGCCGCCGACCGCGGCCTGGGCGACGCCATGGGCATGCGGTTCCCCCGCGCCACCGCCACCGAGGCCGCCAAGACCCGCCTGTTCGAGCTCGTCGGGGAGCTGGTCCGCCGCGCCCAGCACAGCGGGCAGCTGCGCGCCGACCTCACCCTGGAGGACCTGGCGTTCCTGAATTGGGCCAACACCCGCATCCTGCAGGCCGGCCGCGCCGCCGGCGCCCCCGACGCCTGGCGGCGGCACCTTGGCTTGCTGCTGGACGGCTTCCGCGCCGACCGCGCCCACCCGCTGCCCCAGCCGCCGCTGTCACCCCGGCAGGTCCACCGGGCCATGCTTGCCCTCGGCCGCCGCTCCGCCGGCGACCCCCACGAGCACCCGGCCACCGCCAGCAGCGCTCCGGCCACCGCTGCCACAGCGCAGCGGTCACGTTCGGCATCCCACGACCCACCGGGCCGCAGCAGGCAATGA
- a CDS encoding NAD(P)-binding domain-containing protein — protein sequence MRIGIIGAGKIGHVLAVRFAAAGHQVMLSNSRGPDTLTAIVASIQGDVRAGTVAEAARFGEVVAVAIPLRAIRDLPPEPFAGKLVVDANNYWPQRDGRFPELDADQTTSSELLASLLPGATVVKAFNTVFFQRLLDDSHPELPAGDRLAIPVAGDDAKAKRTVIDLIDQIGFTGVDAGTLAESRRLQPGRR from the coding sequence ATGAGGATCGGCATCATCGGTGCCGGCAAGATCGGACATGTCCTGGCGGTGCGGTTCGCGGCGGCAGGCCACCAGGTGATGCTCAGCAACTCGCGCGGACCGGACACACTCACCGCTATTGTCGCCTCGATCCAGGGGGACGTGCGCGCGGGGACCGTCGCGGAGGCGGCTCGCTTCGGCGAGGTCGTCGCCGTGGCGATCCCGCTGCGCGCGATCCGCGACCTCCCGCCCGAACCCTTCGCCGGCAAGCTCGTGGTCGACGCCAACAACTACTGGCCGCAGCGTGACGGGCGGTTCCCCGAGCTGGACGCCGACCAGACCACCTCGTCTGAGCTGCTGGCCTCCCTGCTGCCTGGTGCCACCGTGGTGAAGGCCTTCAACACGGTCTTCTTCCAGCGCCTGCTGGACGACAGCCACCCGGAGCTGCCCGCTGGGGATCGCCTGGCGATCCCGGTCGCCGGCGACGACGCCAAGGCCAAGCGGACGGTCATCGACCTGATCGACCAGATCGGCTTCACCGGGGTCGACGCCGGCACCCTGGCCGAGAGCAGGCGCCTGCAGCCCGGTCGTCGCTGA
- the ligD gene encoding non-homologous end-joining DNA ligase — protein sequence MSDRVQITHPDKVLFPDDGITKADLADYYQTVAPVMLPLVTGRPVTMQRFPNGIGKGGFLQKQVAASVPDWIERVTAPNRRTRQATTRDEVTYLLCRTTDDLAYLANQACITPHVWLSRTPDIHHPDQLVFDLDPAATDPRVLRLAAAALHGLLDELGLASFLKSSGSRGLHVLVPLVPAAETDAVKAFSIAVAETLAARHPDELTTEGRIADRHGRLFLDIGRNGYAQTMAAPYAVRALPGAPVSVPLDWSELDEFDPRRHTLRTIADRLILPDPWAGLDQAACTLDQARARLAELGGPTPS from the coding sequence TTGAGCGACCGGGTGCAGATCACCCATCCGGACAAGGTCCTGTTCCCAGACGACGGCATCACCAAGGCCGACCTGGCCGACTACTACCAGACCGTCGCCCCCGTGATGCTCCCGCTGGTCACTGGACGGCCGGTCACCATGCAGCGGTTCCCCAACGGGATCGGGAAGGGCGGCTTCCTGCAGAAGCAGGTCGCCGCGTCCGTCCCCGACTGGATCGAGCGCGTCACCGCGCCCAACCGCCGCACCCGGCAGGCCACCACGCGCGACGAGGTCACCTACCTGCTCTGCCGCACCACCGACGACCTCGCCTACCTGGCCAACCAGGCCTGCATCACCCCCCATGTCTGGCTCAGCCGCACGCCCGACATCCACCACCCCGACCAGCTCGTCTTCGACCTCGACCCGGCCGCCACCGACCCGCGGGTGCTGCGCTTGGCGGCGGCAGCGCTGCACGGGCTGCTCGACGAGCTCGGGCTGGCCTCGTTCCTGAAGTCCAGCGGGTCGCGCGGCCTGCACGTGCTGGTGCCGCTGGTCCCGGCCGCCGAGACCGACGCGGTGAAGGCGTTCAGCATCGCCGTGGCCGAGACCCTGGCCGCACGCCACCCCGACGAGCTCACCACTGAGGGGCGCATCGCCGACCGGCACGGCCGCCTGTTCCTCGACATCGGCCGCAACGGCTACGCGCAGACCATGGCCGCGCCCTACGCCGTGCGGGCGCTGCCCGGCGCGCCCGTCTCGGTCCCGCTGGACTGGTCGGAGCTGGACGAGTTCGACCCCAGGCGGCACACGCTGCGCACGATCGCCGACCGGCTCATCCTGCCAGACCCGTGGGCCGGCCTCGACCAGGCCGCGTGCACCCTCGACCAGGCCCGCGCCCGCCTGGCCGAGCTCGGCGGGCCCACCCCCAGCTGA